From a single Deltaproteobacteria bacterium genomic region:
- a CDS encoding VOC family protein, which produces MFEIKGIRTFAMSAKDIDKSVEFYTKIVGGKIVKTVEPTEEQFKAGQVKEVDVRLGNFEVHIFDASKGPRAADPHHTLNIPWQEKDQALKALQDGGAMVEKIRPHRGTDNYSINVFDPDGNRWELSFAKEN; this is translated from the coding sequence ATGTTCGAAATCAAAGGCATCCGAACTTTCGCCATGAGCGCGAAGGACATCGACAAGTCCGTTGAATTCTACACCAAGATCGTTGGCGGCAAGATCGTTAAAACCGTTGAGCCGACGGAAGAGCAATTCAAAGCCGGACAAGTCAAAGAAGTCGACGTGCGCCTCGGCAACTTCGAAGTGCACATCTTCGACGCATCCAAAGGACCGCGCGCCGCCGATCCGCACCACACTCTCAACATCCCGTGGCAGGAAAAAGACCAGGCGCTGAAAGCGCTGCAAGACGGTGGTGCAATGGTAGAAAAAATCCGGCCGCACCGCGGCACCGACAACTACTCGATCAATGTCTTTGACCCCGACGGCAACCGCTGGGAGCTGTCGTTCGCGAAAGAGAATTAG
- a CDS encoding amidohydrolase, which translates to MSSPLDAPIDKSLSSPKSKGGIMAGIIDADTHIAESESMWKHFDPSMYRRRPVMVGAPDDTLYRDFNVLWLIDGNIFPKASGKGGFRIITPTASKREAKRTDIALGCREITDVGARLADMDKAGVQAQVIYPTLFLIEVTDDTELQIALCGAYNKFLGEVYAQSNNRLRWVAVLPLKSVDASIKQMHEAKQNGAVGLFFSGIIGSLTLNNPHFMPIYAEAEKLGLPICVHTGQSSRYLLEFFDLELNGTFATSHMPPLIGFRDLIASDIPEKFPALKFGFLEVSASWVPFLYHHLKRSARPRPSFPNARWKHASCKDLFRDYRIYVACEADEDIAYLAEYIGEDNLLIGSDYGHNDPAEEKALVQTMRSREDLSAAMVEKILCDNPKRFYGIS; encoded by the coding sequence ATGTCATCGCCACTTGACGCGCCGATCGATAAATCGCTAAGTTCGCCGAAGAGTAAGGGAGGAATCATGGCTGGAATCATCGACGCCGACACCCATATCGCCGAATCGGAAAGCATGTGGAAGCACTTCGACCCGAGCATGTATCGGCGCCGGCCGGTGATGGTCGGGGCGCCGGACGACACGCTCTATCGCGACTTCAACGTGCTATGGCTCATCGACGGCAATATATTCCCCAAGGCGTCGGGCAAAGGCGGTTTTCGCATCATCACGCCGACGGCGTCCAAGCGCGAAGCCAAACGCACCGACATCGCGCTCGGCTGCCGCGAGATCACCGACGTCGGCGCCCGTCTCGCCGACATGGACAAAGCCGGCGTCCAAGCCCAAGTCATCTATCCGACGCTCTTTCTCATCGAAGTGACCGACGATACCGAACTGCAAATCGCGCTGTGCGGCGCTTATAATAAATTTCTCGGCGAGGTTTATGCTCAATCGAACAACCGGCTGCGCTGGGTCGCCGTGCTGCCATTGAAATCGGTTGATGCATCGATCAAGCAGATGCACGAGGCCAAGCAGAACGGCGCCGTCGGCCTGTTCTTCAGCGGCATCATCGGCTCTCTAACTTTGAACAATCCCCATTTCATGCCGATCTACGCCGAGGCGGAAAAACTCGGCCTGCCGATCTGCGTCCACACCGGCCAGAGCAGCCGCTACCTGCTCGAATTCTTCGATCTCGAATTGAACGGAACCTTCGCCACCTCGCACATGCCGCCGCTGATCGGTTTTCGCGACTTGATCGCCAGTGACATTCCGGAAAAATTTCCCGCGCTGAAATTCGGCTTCCTGGAAGTCTCGGCCAGTTGGGTGCCATTTCTTTATCATCATCTGAAACGCTCAGCCCGCCCGCGCCCAAGCTTTCCCAACGCGCGCTGGAAGCACGCCTCGTGCAAAGATTTGTTTCGCGACTACCGCATCTACGTCGCCTGCGAGGCGGACGAAGACATCGCCTACTTGGCGGAATACATCGGCGAAGATAACTTGCTGATCGGCTCCGATTACGGCCACAACGATCCGGCGGAAGAGAAAGCGTTGGTACAAACCATGCGCTCGCGTGAAGACTTATCGGCGGCAATGGTCGAGAAGATCTTGTGCGACAATCCTAAACGGTTTTACGGCATCAGCTAA